Proteins encoded by one window of Gouania willdenowi chromosome 4, fGouWil2.1, whole genome shotgun sequence:
- the LOC114462633 gene encoding zinc finger protein Dzip1-like, protein MFVPKLFLEGVQYPYGGDTRRSPAPAPVMTPFKFHLRRESVDWRRIIAVDVDLVVSQVDVDMLQEHISMVTFCSLEGECCVRCRNPIDPSLVKLLRLAQLSLEWLLYSQEVLTHNLVAVEEWLTAADREHKQLLGQLKNQEEHDIALKPMTNNTSLVNSLKTENISLKSENICLKSENISLKSELNRLKEQINEQRQTIEAKTFLKMKQQSQKDLLRATRVNDEAMAQFDRKLDDTKNSLLREMESLNNQNLHALDKVSQNQLVRQEILVKPVDSQQQRDIYKEIQSQTIQMLEQQKKKHSQKWKSRLQGVKAQHKSETDRLMDELSKMQTYQSENHKMSRILRKKKLIIQAQREQIKSIYLNPPIKEEEEQKEESEAEEEEIPVTKSLPAPEPKLKRVSTMRPVSVPILDPIQELPEDSNTISEKSPAQTTPKPELREEVTLTLVRPVESQRTETSGSLTEKKPPLSFIEESDPEMEEVEEQGKVKKKNKLVRKMKILGQKISQSCRRVLNVFRRRKRSTAEECESSSESEERSTEMSSSQVTSDVKTDGTMKGSLTSLNDVSET, encoded by the exons atgtTTGTACCTAAG CTTTTCCTAGAAGGAGTTCAATATCCCTATGGTGGTGACACCCGTAGGAGCCCTGCACCAGCACCAGTCATGACTCCATTCAAATTCCACCTGCGCCGGGAGAGCGTGGACTGGAGGCGGATCATCGCGGTGGACGTGGACCTGGTGGTGAGCCAGGTGGACGTGGACATGCTGCAGGAGCACATCAGCATGGTGACCTTCTGCAGCCTGGAGGGCGAGTGCTGCGTCCGCTGCAGAAACCCCATTGATCCCTCCTTAGTGAAGCTGCTGAGGCTGGCTCAGCTCTCCCTGGAGTGGCTCTTGTACTCCCAGGAGGTCCTCACCCACAACCTGGTCGCTGTCGAGGAGTGGCTGACTGCGGCCGATAGGGAGCACAAGCAGCTGCTCGGGCAGCTGAAAAACCAGGAGGAGCATGACATCGCGCTGAAGCCCATGACAAACAATACATCTCTGGTCAACAGCCTCAAAACAGAGAACATCAGCCTCAAATCAGAGAACATCTGCCTCAAATCAGAGAACATCAGCCTCAAATCAGAGCTCAATAGACTAAAGGAGCAGATCAATGAGCAGCGGCAGACCATTGAAGCcaaaacatttctgaaaatgAAGCAGCAGTCACAGAAAGACCTGCTGAGAGCGACTCGTGTCAACGACGAGGCGATGGCCCAGTTCGATCGCAAGCTCGACGACACCAAAAATAGCTTGCTCAGGGAGATGGAGTCCCTCAACAACCAAAACCTCCATGCTCTGGACAAAGTCAGTCAGAATCAACTTGTCAGGCAGGAGATACTTGTCAAGCCTGTGGACTCGCAGCAGCAGAGAGACATCTACAAGGAGATCCAGAGCCAGACAATCCAGATGTTGGAGCAGCAAAAGAAGAAACATAGTCAAAAATGGAAATCCAGGTTGCAGGGAGTCAAAGCTCAGCACAAATCTGAGACTGACAGGCTGATGGATGAGCTGAGCAAAATGCAGACGTACCAGTCTGAGAACCACAAGATGTCCCGGATTCTGCGGAAGAAGAAGCTCATCATCCAAGCTCAGAGGGAACAGATAAAGAGCATTTATTTAAACCCACCcatcaaagaagaagaagaacaaaaagaagaatcagaagcagaagaagaagaaataccaGTCACCAAGAGTTTACCTGCACCAGAGCCCAAACTGAAGAGAGTTTCCACGATGAGGCCAGTGTCAGTTCCAATCTTGGATCCTATACAGGAGCTGCCAGAGGATTCAAACACCATATCTGAAAAGAGTCCAGCGCAGACAACACCCAAGCCTGAGCTCAGGGAGGAGGTGACACTGACGCTCGTCAGGCCGGTGGAGAGTCAGAGAACGGAAACTTCTGGGAGCCTTACAGAAAA GAAGCCTCCGTTGAGCTTCATTGAGGAATCGGATCCTGAGATGGAAGAGGTAGAAGAGCAAGGAAAAG taaagaaaaagaacaaattggTGAGAAAAATGAAGATCTTGGGACAAAAGAT TTCACAGAGTTGCAGGAGAGTATTGAATGTTTTTCGTCGTCGGAAGAGGAGCACTGCAGAAGAATGTGAATCATCATCAGAGAGTGAGGAACGTTCTACAGAAATGTCCTCCAGTCAG GTCACATCTGACGTAAAGACAGACGGCACCATGAAAGGCAGCCTGACTTCCCTCAACGACGTCAGTGAAACATAG